The Dermacentor silvarum isolate Dsil-2018 chromosome 11, BIME_Dsil_1.4, whole genome shotgun sequence region ggccccactagcacgggccatccgctcagctcgttggatcagtcgtagctgatcttcaaGGGCcaggctagacagcagcgcctcccattcgtttCGTGTTCTGCACACGAAACCAACAATATATGCAAGTGGGACcttctatattaaaaaaaaatgcgtagcAACAGTACATCAGGTAGCAATATATGAAGTGCCATATGCGTTGCCTAACCACTGCAGCTAGACCACAGCTACAACCTCGGCTAATGGAACATACGGCTGGTAGTGTAAGTCAAATATAAGCCAAAATAAATCTGCTTGCTGCACAGGACAGTGCAGGTTTATTATGGCTGCGTCATAACGTATTACCCAGGCATTAGTATACTGTATGTGTTCACAAGCTAGAGTTGTTTTCGAAGTACAAGTTTCCGCCGAAAAGAAAATTAGTTTGGTGATCACTGGCAACTGCCATTTAAAAAACAATGTGTTGGGTAAATATCCGCCAGTACGGCGGATATTTACCCAACACCCGGAGTGACCTACGGAACTGTACAAAACATTTAATTTCAACCTGTGCAGGAGCGCGTGGAGTTGCGTTCTCGAGCCGTCGTCCGTGTGAGTCCCGGTGCCACCAGACGTCCTCCTAACCAGCAGGTGAGTGCAGCCGTGTTCTTCACGTTTCACGGGCGGCTTGCGCGGTTCGTGTACCGTCAGTCAAAGAGCGTCGCGCTACTTAAAATGAACTAACGCTCAGTAACTCATGAACATGGCCACTATCTGAATGTGAGGGCGTACTTATTGTGATTTCTAGTGTACGAATGCCTTTGCGCTGGCGACATTCAACTCCTGCATAGTGAACCAATAACAGCGCGAAAAGGCAAGGACGAAAGGAGGCGTGTGTGTGTCCCCTTCTGGTCCTTGacttttcgcgctgttattcgttCACTATGCAGGAGTTGTATGGCGCAAACGGGGGGGCCATGATCGGCGaatcataaaagaaaaaaaattagcgcgGGCACCTGCCCATTTGGAGAGGGGCCCGGGGGATAGCGAGGAGAGACTTTGTGAAAAAACACAAAGCCTCGCCTTATCCCCACACTCCGGTCCGAGTGGCGGACCACGCCGAACCCGATCACTGCTGCGGCTCGTCGCTGCGGCTCCCGGGATTCGAACGTGGGCCCTTGCGAGTGCCACCGGCGACACTCTATCCACTCGGCTACCGGAGCGGCACGGTAATCGCCTTACGAAAGGCGACCAGCTGCGTGTGCTCAGGCGACTTATCGCCTGGGTGAGGGGGTAGAGTGCGTGCTACGTCAACGCTTGCGCCCGACTGGAGTTCGTTTATCGTCATCCCGCGATATCTGAGTTAAACGAGGGAGCCAAGATTTAACGCGGCGCTAACACGGTTGTTCGCTCTCAAGAACGGAAGCGGTGTTTTGCGCATGTCAGAGCGGCCTTTGCGTTCCGCTGCGCTTTATCCGCTATACATGTAGTTGAGCAAGCTTTCATCAATGATAAAATGAGAGCGGCAGGTTTATAAAACAAGACGGGGCATATTTCAACGGGCCCTATAGTTGCACAGCAGCAGTGCATCCAAGgcgtttgttcttttctttaaGAGCATAATGTGACAGCGAAAGTAATAAATGGACATGACTTGTGCTACAGACATGGGTAGTTTGCCGTATAGGACATCGGCTTGGCTCCCGCGCACTTGAAGCAGATGACGCATCGAATAACGACGTGGTGACGCAGTGAGGGCAATGCACCTCAGCTTCCGTGTGCAGGAGATGGATAGAAAGAGGCATAGGGTATGCATTGTACAGTGCATGGGCGATATAACACTCTGAAATGAAAGTATTGCATAATGTATGCTTATAAGTGACTGCCATGAACCACGGTATATCAGTTCTTTCGCAAATTTTACCCTAATGTAACTACAAGCAGTGGTCAAGCATGGGCTAGTTGGAACTGCAGAATTACAGCCATAAGATCGCGATAGGAGGAACAATAGAATTACGTTAGAAGAAGGTCGCTGCACTGGCATGCCTGCAGGACTGCTTGTCCCTGTCTGTGTTTTACGGTGGCCTCTTAATATGCTAGTGAGGATGCAAGGGCATGTGGCATTCTCGAGCTTAGGCAGTTTATGCGGACACTGTAGCTCGAATGGGATGCCACTGGTTCTGGGATCGTTGGTTTCGCTTCGAATTGACGGGATTAATCAGAGTAAACCAAGAGCGGTGTCAGAATGATATTCCCCATTGCAACACCAGAATAGAATCTATGATATTCTATTCCCGGAGCATGTTTGTCTGTGCTGTTCCGTCGGCACTGTTTTCCCATTAGGTGTGGCAATCGCATGTACGCCGGAGAGTATTTGCATACTTCCGGCCACTTAGCTCCTGTTTGTCTTTGAGCAAGCATGCGATGTAACTCATGGGAGGGCGGCATACTGAAGCGATGAGGTTTCCTGAGCATGAAGTTGTGGAGTTTTATGCAACACCACATACAACTGCAGGAAAGAACAAGGAAGACCTGGTTGACGTATCTTACGTGTAACTCATGCAGCGTGGCAGAAATTGAATAAGTTGCACAAAGCCGTGTTTCACTGCTTTATTAATGTCCCTGAGTATACCCGGAAGAGTTTCAGCACCATGGGCACCATAGACAAAATGATGGCGAACTGGTGCAAGTCCTCCGTGAACATTCGTGCTCCCTGTGGCAGGACCTGATTTCACGCGTCCTATATGTGCAGGACGGCCCTCTTGGTCGTGCTTGGGTGCCTAGTTCTTGCTAGGTCTTGTCGGTGCCTCCTGCGTAGAGTTTCACGTCTGCAAAGACACATACATGAGCATTAGCACAGAGCTCTGCACTGAGTAgctatggttttgggctgctgagcacgaggtcgcgggatcgaatcccggccacggcggccgcattttgatgggggcgaaatgcgaaaacacccgtgtacttagatttagatgcacgttaaagaaccttaggtggtccaaatccactacggtgtgcctcataatcagaactggttttgtcacgtaaaaccccataatttaatttttaatgaaCAAAGCTCTGCATTGCTTTCTTACGTAGCGTCCCTGTACACTTTGCGCGGATTAAAGAATCGACGTCATTCGAGGTAATCAGCGCTGTGTGAAATGTGCTGCTCAATGAATTCACGGAAGCATTGTGCGGCGCCGGACACATGAATGCTAAGGCTGGTAAAATGCGCGCAAACATAATAGCCATTGAAACTCGTGCTACAAGGTGACAGTTTACCGACAACAACAAAATTGCCATTTTGAACAGAAAAAGAACATGACTGTTTAATCTATTATATTCCCACCACGAACACAAGGATGTTGAATCGCAACTGCTGCACGAAACGGCATTGACACAACCGAATGTGTGGCGGGACGCATCGCGTGCAATTTTGCTTTGCACAGGCTGTCGCGATGCGAAAGTTTTAGCGCTGTATAAGCCGGCATTTATTATGACAGTGTTGCTTGTATGCTACAAGTACGCATGTATATTGGCTATGTCGTCTAAGTTCGGTGCGCTATGGCTGAGATAAGAGCACAGCAAGCAACATTTTCTCTGACCTATGTTTTATTTTACAGTGCCTGAGGTATATCTTTCTGTCGTGTGCTTTGTCTCCTACTTGATGTCAGTGAATCAACGAATCAAACCATCCAGTAGGGCCCAAAATAAGCAAGCACACCATGTCATTAACGCATCGCTGTGGAAACAGACGGTGTGTGCACGTAGTGTACACGGTGAGGGGAGCGATGTCTATAATTGTGCGGCATCGTTGTCAATGATTATGTCGGCTGCGAAATCGTTGCACCCAACTGCCACTATAGACCAATCGTTCAAATATTCTTACAGGGCAAAGCTTCACATGGACCAAAGAGCAGACTAGGACACATACAGCGTTGGTTCTATCGAAAGTTCAGGAGCCTGGAAGCCAACCACAGCACTCTATTGCCTAGCATCGGCTAATCGACATTCAAAGCGGTCGTGCGTATTTGTTTCCATGCTTTTCACATCCGCATAGGGTTCCCTGTCAAAATGTAATTACCTGAATGAGATGAAGAGGGGTGAACGGACCACCCCATTGAGCCACGGAAAGCATAGGGCAGGTTCCTTGTGGAGTATGTGTGGAATCATTAATTCAACGACACACACAACCTGCCACCAAACCCGTAACTTTTGCATTCCTCCCTTTCCCTGGTATCATGTGGTTGAGCTTGTATGAACAGTTAATAATGTGCAATTGGCTGCGTAGATGTCGTTGCAAAGCTGAGCTGCAACTTTTATGTCTTGTCACCGCACCACAAGGCGGAAAGTTGAAACGTACATAATTGCAATTCTTGATACATTTGGCTGATACATATTTGGCAGACACCCTGCTGAATTACAATAACCACGACCATCTTTCATTACATCTTCGCTGTTCCTTACACAATGAAACTGAAGCATGTTACTGCGAGCGCTTGTACATTTTATCTGTCATATTTCGAAAAGGCTGTGCCGCTGGAAACAAGTACTGTGCGTATTGAACTGTGCGTATGTCATTTTCCTTTCACTGCAGGTCTTCTACGCCTCGCCCTTTGCCGCCATCGCAAAGGATATTCTATTACACAAGCCTGCAATGCGATTGCAGCATCGTCTGGAAGCGCTGCGTAATGATTCCTTCGCACGCGACCACTTGATGTTTGCGAATCGGGGCATCTTGCATGATGCGAGCAGCCACACTTCACTTTTCCTGCACACTGTTACAACGCTACATACGATGGGTGTGTGTCGAAGAACGTCTGGTGGGGCCGGGACTGACACGGGAGACCGGCTCGAGGTTCCAACTCCACGTACGCCTGCAAGTTCAAGAAGTTACAGTTCGGCGTGCGCAGTGACATATCAGACCATGTCGTTGAAATTGCCAAGATATATGCGCATCCCAATGAAGGTTTCAGAAATAAACAGAATTGCACAGCATTGGTTATACATTTCTACGTTGCAGTGATGGTACTCGAAGGAAACGCCACGGTGTTGGGCACTCCAGCTTCTGCAGTGGCTCGTGCCCCACATCCTGACAATAATGTCAGCTTCCGTCTTCACTATGGTTGCAAGTAGTGGTATTTCCTATTCTGGTTTTATGTTTCGTGTTTCTTTATACCTCACACAAATTATGACCAGGGAAGCGTGGAGTAGTGGAATAATAGAGCTGTCAGCACTGTCACCGAAATTATTGCACTTTGCGTAACTACGCgtaacacagaaaaaaaatttacctGCTTCTTTCTGGGGCACAGCCACATTACTACACTGTAAATATACCAGCTTAACCTCGTAATACGTCTTGTCCATAATTTGTCCCAGTGCGCTACAGACGTCCTTGTCGTTTTCCGCTGTTATTCGTTCACTATGAAGGAGTTAATGGCAAAGGGATTCGTACACTATCAGCGTATGTTCAATTACCCGTCGTAGCTATAGTCTAGCTACAGTGGTTAGGCAACACATATGGTACTTCATATTGCTACCTGATGTAGTGTTGCTACGCGATTTTTTTAATACAGAAGGTCACACTTGCACACATTGCTGGCTTCATGGAGTTGTGGCAAGCGCGTCAGACTGTATCGTAAGGCAAAGGTGCACCCGTGGCAATATTACTACTTTCACAACAGCACTACGCAAACTAGTGAACACACGCAAAGCCAAGAAGCCACAAAGCGTAAGCCACATTCTACTAAATCATAAAAATGTAGTACCAATATATATAGCACCTTCCGCAAGAGCAGTTTAATTAACATGACGACTGTAAGAACATCCTCAATTGTATCAGTTTCCTTATATGATTTGGTCCAGTATAAAGGCAAGTGTCGCTTAAGTAACACACGCGGGTTTCGGCTTTCTTTGTGCCTTCATGCATACATTCGTGGATAGCAATTTTCTTCACCATTTCCCCGCAGAACTCGTCTATGTTGTATTTCCGCCGTGCAAGCCGCATGACAGCCATTGTAACAAGGACAGCTTGTTGGTAATGCTCCATTATTTAGAGTGGATTCGAACGCTCCGATTTAGACCAGAAGCGTATGGTGGCTCGCACGTGCGCATATCGCCGCTTGTCATCCTGGGAATAGCAACGTGGTTTAACGAATACATCGCGTCAGTATTCCCTTCGACGATAAGCAAACACCGGTCGTGAGCCGGGTGAGAGCTGTTCCTCCTCACCCGCCCGCCCGATAAGAAGGCCTGAGCATCACGCGGCTGGTCGCCTTTCGTATGGCGATTACCGTGCCGCTCCGGTAGCCGAGTGGATAGAGTGTCGCCGGTGGCATTCGCAAGGGCCCACGTTCGAATCCCGGGAGCCGCAGCGACGAGCCGCAGCAGTGATCGGGTTCGGCGTGGTCCGCCAGTCGGACCGGAGTGTGGGGATAAGGCGAGTCTTTGTGTTTTTTCACAAAGTCTCTCCTCGCTATCCCCCGGGCCCCTCTCCAAATGGGCAGGTGCCcgcgctaatttttttcttttaccattcgCCGATCGtggcgacccccccccccccccgtttgcGCCATACAACTCCTACATAGTGAACGAATAACAGTGCGAAAAGACAAGGGCCAGAAGGGGACGCACACATGCCTCCTTTGGTCcgtgtcttttcgcgctgttattcgttCACTATGCAGGAGTTGTATGTCGCTAGGGCAAAGGCATTCGTACACTATCAATCGCAACAAATACGCCTTCACATTCAGATAGTGGCCATGTTCATGAGTTACTGAGCGGTAGTTCATTTTAACTAGCGCGACGCTCTTTGACTGACGGTACACGAACCGCGCAAGCCGCTCGTGAAACGTGAAGAACACGGCTACACTCACCTGCTGGTTTGGTGGACGTCTGGTGGCACCGGGACTCACACGGACGACGGCTCGAGAACGCAACTCCACGCGCTCCTGCACGGGTTGAAATTAAAAGTTTTGTACAGTTCCGTGGGTCACTCCGGGTGTTGGGTAAATGTCCGCCGTACTGGCGGATATTTACCCAACACATTGTTTTTTAAATGGCAGTTGCCAGTAATCActaaaccaatttttttttcggcggAAACTTGTACTTCGAAAAGAACGCCAGCTGGTGAAcacgtacagtatatcaatgccTGGGCAATACGTTATGACGCAGCTATAATAAACCTGCACTGTCCTGTGCGGCAAGCAGATTTATTTTGGTTTATATTTGATTTACACTACCAGCTGTATGTTCCATTTGCCGAGGTTGTAGCTGTGGTCTAGCTACATTGGTTAGGCAACGCATATGGTACTTCATATTGCTACCCGATGTAGTGTTGCTacgcattttttttaatatagaagGTCACACTTGCTTATATTGTTGGTTTCATGGAGTCGGTGCGCAACCGCTCAACGGAAAGTTATGGCAAGCGCGTTACACTGTACATAAGGCACGAACGTTATGGAAAGTAGTGAACACGCAAACTTCATGTCTTCTTTCATCGTGttcaccgaatataaccacccagGCCACCTCAATATAACAACTCCCGCAATGTCAATGTGTGCAGATTTAGCCTGACCACGAGGCCATAAAGCATACAGCCACATCTCAAGCGGAGAAAGCTAATGGACAAGAATCCATCATTGATGAGTACGTCCAGTAGtaggaataagaaaaaaatcgTTTAaattacattatgtacactgggccctggtacggaagcccactccatcaggagctaATTAAACGTCTGAGTTCGCCTCAGGACACGTCGTAACCACCCCACTGAATCAAATGTGCCCTCTTATCAAGCAGAAGTCTTCCCTAGTTGGCCAGACTAGGGAATCTGAtaaccttggtgcggccaatctcaggggttgtattgttcacagaactccgccaGAATCCTCGCATTTGCTGCAACTGCGTGGCCACCTGGGAAACCGAGACCCGTTAGCCGTTCCCATGGTAGTAATTCCACGAAATTGGCCTTTCGCATCAACCCGTGGCATCTCCGTGACGGTCTGGACGGTGCTGATGAAAGGTGCTGCCTCGGGGCAActcccaaaggatgcgcactgccgatttgggacgcttgtctgcccTTCGGTGACTGGCGACAGTCACCGATGGTGGGGCattgtcgccgtctgggcgaagctaatgaaaggggctgcctcgtgggAAACGCCCAAGGTATGCGCTGGTCCAGGTTCTATCTAGTACCTTCCGCAAGAGCAGTTTAGGCATGCTCAAGGTTAACATGACGCCGACTGTAAACATTGTTTGGGGCCAACAGCCTCAATTGTATCAGTTTCCTCATATGATTTGGTTTACATGCAAACTTTTCAATTATAAAGGCAAGTAACTTAAGCGACAATAACACGCCTTCATGCGAAATTATTTATAAAGTGAAGGAAGACGCCGCCTCCGTGCATTGCGGGATTCAAGCACTCCAATTTAGCAGCGAAACGTATTCCCTTCGACGATAAGCGAACACCGGGGGTGAGGGCTGTTCCCCCTCACCCGGCCGATAAGCAGCCTAAGCATCACGCTGCTGGTCGCTTTTCGTAAGGCGATTAACGTGCCGCTCCGGTAGCCGAGTGGATAGAGTGTCGCCGGTGGCATTCGCAAGGGCCCACGTTCGAATCCCGGGAGCCGCAGTGATGAGCCGCAGCAGTGATCGGGTTCGGCGTGGTCCGCCAGTCGGACCGGAGTGTGGGGATAAGGCGAGACTTTGTGCTTTTTCACAAAGTCTCTTCTCGCTATCCCCCGGGCCCCTCTCCAAATGGGCAGGTGCCcgcgctaatttttttctttcatgattcGCCGATCATGGCCCCCACGTTTGCGCCATACAACTCCTGCATAGTGaacgaataacagcgcgaaaagtCAAGGACCAGAAGGGGACACACACATGCCTCCTTTCGTCCTTGccttttcgcgctgttattcgttCACTATGCAAGAGTTGTATGTCGCTAGCGCAAAGGAATTCGTACACTGTCGATCACAACAAATACACCTTCACATTCAGTTATGGAGCGGTAGTTCATTTTAACTAGCGCGACGCTCTCTGACTGAAACGTGAAGAACACGGCTGCACTCACATGCTGGCTAGGAGGACGTCTGGTGGTACCGGGACTACCACGGACGACGGCTCGAGAACGAAACTCCACACACTCCTGCACAGGTTGAAATTAAAGCAATGTTTTGTGCAGCTCCGTGGGTCACTCGTGTTGGTTAAATTATGTTTGGCTATGTTATGACGCAGCTTTAAATAGACCTGCACTGTTCTGTGCAGCAAAAAgattcttttaaatgcgaatcatttcttggcgaacatttgccactttgacagtatctatctagccgcctacgtcttggtgctctcacgaacgtatcgttaacttggtaggtaccaaaattggcatagtatgacaacagtgtatgacgaacaaatAGCGCCATCGGCGCACTAGCAAATATTCGCCACACTAGTCGGCAGCTAAGTGGCTGGAAGTATGCAAGTACTCTTGTATTTGCGATTGCTACACCTACTAGGAAAACAGCGGCCACGGAACACAGGCGAACATGCTCCGGGAATTTTGAGTATCGATATAAACTACCTAAGCTGGAGATGGTCACAGGCACTTGCATCTTCACTAGCATATCAAGAGGCCGCCGGTAAAACAGGGACAGGGACAAACAGTCCTGGAGGCAACGACCTTCTAACGTAATTACCTTGTTCATCCTATCGCGCTCTTATAGCTTCAATTCTGAAGTTCCAACTAGCCGCTGCTTGTGGTTAAATTACGGTAAAATTTGCGAAACAGCCCATATCCATCCCTGATATACTATGGTTCATAGCTGCAACTGGCAGTCACTTATAAGTATAGGAGGGCATTTACAATACTTTCATTTCAGTGTGCCATATCATCTGCAGAAGCGACTCAGATGGACCAGGCATTGCCCTCAATCGTAAATGATCAACCATCGTCATACATGGCGGTAAAGACGCCATGTGGTTCCCTTGCGTCCATTCGCACGGTACCACTGATGGCATTAGTGCAGCGTACAGGAATAGCAATGGCATGGCGTAACTACAACATTCCATGTTCACATAACACTATGGTTCAGGCGGTATATTTCTTTCCCGCTCACATTATGCGGTTAAAGACGCACTGCTGCTGTACAACTACAGGGCCCGAAGAAATATGCCGTGTCTTCTATAAACCTGCTGCACTTTTCCTTTCATCATTGATGAAACCTTGCTCAACCGCCATTCGTGCATGTATAGCAGATAAAGCACAGCGGAATGCAAAGACGGCTCGCACATGCGCAAACCACCGCTTCCTTTCCTGAGAGTGCCGGCGAACAGCGCTGTTCGCGCCGCGTTTAATCCGTCGTTTAACTCAGATATCGCAGGATGACGATAAGCGAACACCAGTCGGGCGCAGGCGTTGACGTAGGCACGCACTGTTCCCCCTCACCCCAAGCAGCCTGCGCATCACACAGCTGGTCGCCTTTCGTAAGGCGATTAACGTGCCGCTCCGGTAGCCGAGTGGATAGAGTGTCGCCGGTGGCACTCGCAAGGGCCCACGTTCGAATCCCGGGAGCCGCAGCGACGAGCCGCAGCAGTGATCGGGTTCGGCGTGGTCCGCCACTCGGACCGGAGTGTGGGGATAAGGCGAGGCTTTGTGCTTTTTCACAAAGTCTCTCCTCGCTATCCCCCGGGCCCCTCTCCAAATGGGCAGGTGCCcgcgctaatttttttcttttaccattcgCCGATCGTGGCGACCCCCACGTTTGCGCCATACAACTCCTGCATAGTGAACGattaacagcgcgaaaagacaaagACCAGAAGGGGACACACACATGCCTCCTTTGGTCCGTGTCTTTTTGCGCTGTTATTCGTTCACTATGCAAGAGTTGTATGTCGCTAGGGCGAAGGCATTCGTACACTATCAATCGCAACAAATACGCCTTCACATTCAGCTACTGGCCGTGTTCATGAGTTACTGAGCGGTAGTTCATTTTAACTAGCGTGACGCTCTCTGACTGACGGTACACGAACCGCGCAAGCCGCTCGTGAAACGTGAAGAGCACGGCTGCACTCACCTGCTGGTTAGGTGGACGTCTGTTGGCACCGGGACTCACACGGACGACGGCTCGAGAACGCAACTCCACGCACTCCTGCACGGGTTGAAATTAAAGAAATGTTTTGTACCGCTCCGTGGGTCACTGCGGGTGTTGGTTAAATACCCGCCAGTATCCTGATAGGTTATGACGCAGCTAAAATAGACCTGCACTGTTCTGTGCAGCAAACGTATCTGTTTTGGCTTATATGGCCTTGGTGCATGGCCATTTTAGTGAGGCTTATAAAGTGCCGACTAATGGCAGCGTCCTCTGCTACACAGGTGTACCAGATCAGAGAGAATAAAGGATAATGTATCTAATTCATAAGGACTTAGCGGGCAACAGTCGTCGTAATCAAGCTAAATAGGAGGCATAAATTGAAGGTAGTAGAAGTTTACactccaacctccagtcacgatgatgaagaaatggaacagttttatgaagacgttAAATAAGCGAAGAGAAAGGTGATACTTAAAAAATAATTCCACCTTCATTCCACCCTATATACaacgaagctgttgccgacgttacacaagcgccgcAACCGTAGAGATCAAAGTAGCGTGCACGACCTCGTTCGatgccgcggtgcacgttcgcggcgaccatacgcttgcgcgtaacatACGTTCACGAAGTTAACGTCAGTGTGATTTTTTAGCACTCTCGCCCTGGTGTCGATTATGGTCGCAGCACGTTCttcgcgaccgatgcaacggacagagcgccccACTCGTCAAGTACAGATCGTGTGCCCACGTTcgccacgcgcgcacgcaggtgtgccagAGTGCAGCATATTTCCTGATTCTAGTAGACCCTctgcctggcgcaagtgcgttattgaacgaattcaatttctcaaagtcaTGTGCATCACAATATGTCTAAAatcttacacacaacctgcagacatgaacagcatcggattgtaattagaACATGTGAGAAA contains the following coding sequences:
- the LOC119433007 gene encoding uncharacterized protein LOC119433007, which translates into the protein MQECVELRSRAVVRVSPGANRRPPNQQECVEFRSRAVVRGSPGTTRRPPSQHERVELRSRAVVRVSPGATRRPPNQQAYVELEPRAGLPCQSRPHQTFFDTHPSRETLRRRHRQDLARTRHPSTTKRAVLHI